TGCCTGATATTCTCGATAAAGCATTTAGACTCGCTGAATCAGGCCGCCCCGGTCCCGTTTTAATTGATATGCCTATGGACATTTGGTCGCGCGAAATTGAGGAAGATTTATTTGCACGCACTTATAATGACAGCCATGTAACAATGAAGCCCGCACTTGATCCCGCAGCAGCAAAGGCAATCGCGAAAAAATTAATCGAAGCAAAGAGTCCAGTTATTCATGCAGGCGGAGGAATATTACTCGCTCAGGCATCTAACGAACTTGCAGCACTCGCAGAATTTCTTGATATTCCGATTTCACGCACTCTAATGGGTCATGGCTGTGTCAGTGATTTGCACCCGTTAATGATTGGTCAGACAGGATTTTGGGGACTCGCTCATACTCATGAGTTCACGTTAAATGCAGATGTGATTCTTGCATTAGGGACTCGTTTTGCAGAGGCTGACTCTTCAAGCTGGTATCAGGGCGTTACGTTTGATCCGTCAGTAACAAAATTTTTGCAGATCGACATTGACCCGTCAGAAATCGGCAGAAATTACCCCGTCGAAATAGGAGCAGTCGCAGATCTCAAATTAGCACTCGCACAAATATTAGACGAAGCAAAGAAAATTTGTCCGAACGGAATCAAGCGCGAAGGTTTACGAGAGAAAATCGCAAAGGCCAAAGCAGAATTTAAAGAGTCAAACGTCGCAATCTCAAACGATGACAGATTCCCGATGACCCCGCAGAGAATCTTGAAAGATTTAAAGGCTGCATTACCCGAAGACGCTTTAATTTTCACGGACGTAGGCTGGAACAAAAACGGAGTCGCACAACAATATGATATTACGATTCCCGGAACTGTTCATCACTCGTCAGGACTCGCTACAATGGGATTCGGAGCGTCGGCAGTTCTCGGCGGAAAAATTGCAGCTCCTGATAAAATTTGTCTTGCATTAATCGGCGACGGAGGATTCGGCGTTAATCCAACTTGCATGGCTACAGCAGTCGAACAGGGAATCGCGTGCACATGGCTTGTTATGAATAATTGCGCGTTCGGAACTATCGCAGGACTCGAAAACGCAAACTATCATACTAAATTCGGAACAACATTCCAGACTCCCGACGGTGAAGTTTATTCGCCTAATTGGGCAGAGGTCGCAAAAGGTTACGGAGTCGAATCAATACGCGTTAATTCAGCAGCAGAACTCGCACCCGCACTCGCAAAAGCAGTTGAAGCAAATAAAGCAGGCAGACCGTTTTTAGTTGAGGCCATAATGGAAAATATCGCAGTCCCGACCCCAGGGTGCTGGAACATCAACGATATTTACACGCCTAATGAATTAGTGAAAAACGGCAAGCTCGTGAAGAAAGACGAAAACGGAAAATATATTCCGCCAAGTCACGCAAAATCTCACATTACGAAATAATTTAGAAGGGAGAAATTTTTATATAATGGCACATCATGAAGTAACACCCGAAGAAATAGCAATGCTTGAAGAAATGGTCAAGAAGGCCAAGGCAGCAGCAGCAGTTATCGCAACTTATGATCAAGAACGAGTCGACCACCTTTGCCGGGCAATTTGTGCAGCACTCTACCCGCTCAAAGTATGGGGGCCTATCTGTGATGAAGCAGTTGACGAGACCAGACTCGGCGATAAAGTAACAAAGCGCAACAAACGCAACAAGCTCAAATTAATTTTACGTGACTGCTTGCGTCAAAAAAGTGTAGGAATTATCGAGAGCAACCCCGAAAAAGGTCTAGTAAAATATGCAAAGCCAGTAGGAGTTATCGCGACTCTTGTTCCGACAACAAATCCATGTGTTACGCCGGCAGGTCAGGCAATCTACGCAGTAAAAGCGCGCGACGTTCTTATTTGCTCGCCACACCCCAGAGCTAAAAAAGTTACCTGCAAGACAGTAAATATTATTCGCGGAGTTCTTGAGCGTGAAGGCGCACCAGCTGATATTATTCAAGCAATCGAGGAGCCTAGCATTTCATTGACTCAGGAATTAATGAAGATGGTCGATATGGTAATCGCTACAGGAGGCCGTCCGATGGTGAGATCTGCTTATTCGTCAGGAGTTCCGGCTTATGGTTCGGGCGCAGGAAATTCTACAGTTATCGTTGACAACACAGCGAACACTAAAGAACGTGCGTACGAAGCAGCAATGAATACGAGAATCTCAAAATGTTCTGACTTCGGTTCGGGCTGTTCATGCGACGGAAATTTAATCGTTCATGAGTCAGTCTATGATAATTTTGTCGAGGGCTTAATCAAAGAAGGCGCGTATATTCCAACGTGGGAAGAAGCAGAGAAAATTAAGCGCGTAATGTGGGACGAGACAGGACACAGGCTCCCGGACACTGTTGCAATTTCTGCACAGGCACTCGCGGAAAAAGCAGGTTTCACAATTCCTGCAGACCGCAAATTTATTGCAGTTCCCAACAACGGACAGAAAGAGGGCTTCACGATTAATAACGCTGATGACATTAAAAAGTGTGTCGGCAAAGAACATTTCTTCTCGACGGAAAAATTAACTACGCTTTTAACTCTCTTCAAGTATGGCGGAGAATTTCAGACAGCACTTGACATCATGCAGGAAATTTTTGACAAGGCCGGCGGTAAGGGACACTCTTGCGGGCTTTACTCGTTCGATGATGATCATATTCACCGCTTAGGAATGTGCGCACCTGTTTCACGCTGCATGATTCGCCAGCCAAATAACAGAGGCAACGCAGGAAGCGCAACAAACGGAATGCCCCCAACTAACTCAATGGGCTGCGGGACTTGGGGAGGAAATATCGTCAGCGAAAATATTACGTTAAAGCACTACATGAATACAACGTGGGTAGCTCGTCCGATTCTTGAGGATATGCCGTCGTTACAGGCTTTATTCGGAGAATTTTACGAGGACGGAATGGACGAAGAATAAATAAATTATTTTTGCGGACTCGGAGTAAAATCCGGGTCTGCTTTAATGTTATGTCATCATGAACGAAAAATTTGACTCTCGCAAAGCAATAATTACAGGTGCAGGCGTAATAATTTTTCTAATTGTGGGTATGCTCGCTATGTTCTTGATTCCGTCTGACTCTGACTCTAACGCTAATAAATTGCCCGTTCAGCCTGAAAAAATTTCTGTTCCTGTCTCTGACTCCGTTCCTGTTATAGCAGAAAAAATTTCAACAGTGCCGCAAAAATCTGACTTGTTCATTTACGTTACTGGAGCAGTTAATAAACCGGGAGTCTACAAACTTTCAGCAGATTCGCGAATCTTTCAAGCAATCGAAGCCGCCGGGGGTTTCAGCACAAAGGCCGACAAAGCCTCTATAAATCTCGCAAAAAAATTAATGGACGGGACTCACATTCACGTCGAGCAAAAAGGAGCAGCAAAACCAACACCGCCGCAATTGGTCAATATTCCGGGAGTCCAAGCAAATAATAACTTAATCGCAATACCGCTCGTCAGCAAACCTGCAAATAATAACAATAACTCAAATAAAAATCTCGTCGACGTAAATAAGGCCTCAGCAGAAGAATTGCAAAAATTAAACGGTATCGGCCCAGCTCTGGCAAAACGAATAATCGAATACAGGCAAGCTCACGGGAGATTTACTAAACCTGATGATTTAATACAAGTAAAGGGAATCGGCCCGGCCAAGCTCAAGAAAATGAGAGAACAAATTTTGATTCGCTGATAAAATATGGAAATTTTACGACGCGCCCCAATGTTAGCAATTTTAGCAGCGTTGGTGTCAGGTCTTGCGCTTTATGACAAAATCGGCGGAGCAGCATTTATTGTCGCAGTGCCGTTAATTTTTTCGGGAGTCATGTTTTTATCGTACGAGAATGAATTACCCGGACAATGGAAAATATTTTTTTGCGGGCTTGTTATTGCGCTTATTTGTTCGATTAGGTTATATTCTGGAATTTTCCCGCCTCAAATTGAATCGCGCGTAATAAATAATGCTTCGGGAACAGTTGAATCGATTCGCACGTGGGGACGAACTTACATAGCAGTAATAAATATTGACAATCATGGCCGATTTATAACGGGACTCCCATTTGCAATATATTTGCCTGGCGACAGAATAAAATTTAACGGAGCTGTCAGACCGCTGAAAATTTCACGTGATAAAGGCTTTAACGAGGCTCGTTACTGGGGAGCGCGTGATGTAACAGGCTGGGTGAATATGTATGACGTTGAAGAACTGCCGCAAAAATTCAGTCTTGCCCTTATGCGTCAAAAAATTTCGCGTTCACTTGGGATTTATGCAACTGACTTGACCGGAAAATATTTAAAAGCTGCTTGGCTGGGTGAAAGGGTTGACTCATTAAGCAAAGCTCATAGGAAATGGGGCACGAGTCATTTATTAGCGGTCTCAGGCTTTCACGTTGGAATGTTTATTTTGTGCTTGAGTTTCTTGTTAGGGAAAAATATTTTACTGTTGTCATTATTTATGTGGCTGTACATATTTTTAACTGGGGCTGCTCCGAGTGCGATGCGTGCGGGCTTGATGATTCAGACAGGATTAATAGCTTTGCTGCTTGGCCGTCCTGTTAGTGCAGTTAATAGTGTGAGTCTTGCGGGAGTAATTTTATTATTGTATTCGCCGTTATATTTCTGGGATATTGGCTATAGATTATCTGTCTTGAGTGCGCTTGTAATTTGTGCGATTGGGCGTAAAAAATTTATGTGGCTGCTAATAAGTCCTGTTGCTGCTCTGGTAACTTTTCCGCAAGTTGCTTACACTTTCGGGGGAGTGCCGTTAGTTGGACTTGTGCTGAATTTATTTGCGCCGTTATATTTTGCGTTTGCGTTCTCGATTGCGTCAGTGTTTGAAATATTGCGTGCGGTTCATGTTCCGTTATCGTTATTTGCGGTTGAAGGAATATTCAAGCTCTGGGAATTTTGCGCGGATTACATTGCGGGTCTTATTCCGTACGTAGTTGAATATAATATTTTTATTGCGTGGCTGGGTTCGGGGACGTTTTTATATTTTATTTGCAGATACTTTGATTTTGCGGTTGCGAGAATATTTGCGGTTATGCTTGTGGGAAGTTTTGCGGCGTTTATGATGTTCTTATAATGTAAAAAAAGGGGAGTGGCGTTTATTTCAGCGCCGGAGAATCTATTACAAGACTCGCGCTCCCGTCTTTGTTTGCGTTCATGATTGCGTGAACTCCCAGAGGCAGGAAAAAATTATAATTTCCATGTCCTGCAGGAACGTTTTTAATCACTGGTTTATGCGACAATAAAGCGTAGTGCTTGAAAATTTGTTCGACCGTAAAATCTGAATCTTCCGGGTTACCGCAATTTTTGAACTCTCCTAATATAATGCCGTTCACGCGTTTTAATAGGCCGTTCTGCCATAATTGATTCATCATTCTGTCGATTCTGTAGGGTTTCTCGCCGACTTCCTCAATAAATAATAATGCGCCTTTGCCGTTAATCTCGTAAGGAGTCCCGATAAGCGATGCAATTATAGTCAGATTTCCGCCGATAATTTTTCCTTCAGCTTGACCGGCCGCAAGTGTTTCGAGCTTTACACCTTCAGGCATGGGAATTTCTCCGATCGGGGTTGTTCTTGTGAGTCCTGCAAAGAAATTTTCACGCGTATATTTAGAGTCTAAATTCGGATTAGTAAATGATACAAGCATAGGCCCGTGAAAAGTGGACATATTACATTTTTCATTAAATACGGCGTGCAATGCTGTTATGTCGCTGAATCCTACAAAAATTTTCGGGTGCTTGGCTATCATCTTATAATTGAGCCGACCCAAGATTCTAGCACTCCCGTAACCGCCCTTAACGCATACAATCGCTTTTATTTCATCGTCAGCAAAGAAATTATTTATATCTTCCGCGCGTTTTCTGTCAGTTCCCGCAAAAATTTCATATTGAGACGTTGCAGAAGGTGCGAGCTTGACTCTATAACCGTGAGACTCAAGCAATTTTATAGAGTCTGCAAAATCTTCCAGATTCGCACAAGTGGCGGGCGCAAGAACTCCAATACAATCACCGGGCTTCAACGCGTTCGAGGCCTCAAGAGTTCCAGCAAATAATAATATAATTAACGTGCACAAAAATTTTTTCATGAATCTAAGACTCCCTTATATAATGCTCATAAAATTTTATCGTTAATTCTCATATTTGGGAAATTATAATAAATCTTTGCGCAATAAATGAGAGTGCTAATGCTATAACATCAACGATGACTACAAAAATTTCCGGGTGATTAGCTGTCATATTTATAATTGAGCCGACTCAAGATTCTAGCACTGCTGTAACCGCCCTTAACGTATATAATCGCTTTTATAGTGAAAACAAATGCAAAAATTTTTTTACAACCGGTGCCGATTGTGCGTAAATGACTGCTCCCGTTGGCCTCAGCATAAATATATAGCGCGAACATGCAAAAGTTTACTGCTATTCAAGTGTATTTACTATATCAACATAACAGGCATAAAAAAGTACCAGCGCAAAAACGCCGGCACTCGTAAAAAATTTAATTTTCCGTTGACGTGTCATAAGAGCTAATAGACCCGTAATTATGTCTCCGACTGCCCAAATAAATATAATAAATGCTACACCGATTCCAGTTCCTATTTGAGCTCCTGCACGTTCTGCCTCGCTAGCTGCATTCATTCCGCCTACCAGCCATAGAAGCATTAACACGTTAAATCCGTAGAACAGCCACAAAAAAATTTTTCCCATTACAGACCGTTTCGGCTTGCGTAAAACTTTCCCGCATTTAGGACACTTTAAAGCACTGTCGCTGACTTCTGTGTTACATTCCGGACACTTGATTAACATCTTATGACCCCTTTTCTATAATTATTTGCGTGATTTATACAGAAGGGGAGAGGGGATATTAGTCAATCAGTAGATTCACGAGTCTTTACAGCAATAAAAATATTTAATTCTCATATTTCGGAAATTGCCCTAAAAGTTGCGGCACAAAACGCTCAATTATCAAGCACATAACAGCAGCAAACACAAACGCTATAACACTTCCGACTAAAGCAGGCACTAATTCAGGATAACCGGGCATTAAATTTTTCGCAAATGGCATCGCTATTTCCCATAAAAAATTTTTATGCAATAAATAAATTCCTAAAGTGTGCTGACCTATATAATACGTCATGAAATTCAAGCTGAAAGGGTGCGGGGACTCATGAGCAAAGCGGGCGATAATCATAGAAATTGCTAAAATTAATACGCTGCCGAATGTACTATTATAGAAGAACCAGAAAATATTTCCGTACATAGAATTTGCCATTATGCATAAATCTAAACTATCAGCGCGCGCAATCGTCCCGGCGTAAAATAAAATCAGACTCGCACAAAACGTCAATGCAAGCACAAAATTTTTCTGTTGAGCTAGAATCAAAACCGGCAGCCTTAATGCCATTCCCAGCAAAATAAATCCTCCCGCCGTAAATGCTACTTCAACATTCCATAAATAACCGCCTTCACGAGCAGGAATATTCAACCCTACAGCAAATAATATTACAGCAAGAACAACGCACCATTTTTCAAAACTTTTTACGCCCATTATGCCCAGAATAGAAATTAACGCCTGAACGATTATTCTTGCAGAAAATAAGCACGTCAAATACCATAATGACGTAAGACTCCCGATTCTTGTTATCTCAATATATGAACCGTAAAGCAAACCGGCTATATTCTTGAACGAAAACGGCGCATAAATTAACCCCCATATTAAATACGGCACTACGAGAGCAAAAATATTTTTCCTGATAAAATTTTTCCATTCTTTAAGGCTCGTTAATGGCTTTAT
The Synergistaceae bacterium genome window above contains:
- a CDS encoding aldehyde dehydrogenase family protein encodes the protein MAHHEVTPEEIAMLEEMVKKAKAAAAVIATYDQERVDHLCRAICAALYPLKVWGPICDEAVDETRLGDKVTKRNKRNKLKLILRDCLRQKSVGIIESNPEKGLVKYAKPVGVIATLVPTTNPCVTPAGQAIYAVKARDVLICSPHPRAKKVTCKTVNIIRGVLEREGAPADIIQAIEEPSISLTQELMKMVDMVIATGGRPMVRSAYSSGVPAYGSGAGNSTVIVDNTANTKERAYEAAMNTRISKCSDFGSGCSCDGNLIVHESVYDNFVEGLIKEGAYIPTWEEAEKIKRVMWDETGHRLPDTVAISAQALAEKAGFTIPADRKFIAVPNNGQKEGFTINNADDIKKCVGKEHFFSTEKLTTLLTLFKYGGEFQTALDIMQEIFDKAGGKGHSCGLYSFDDDHIHRLGMCAPVSRCMIRQPNNRGNAGSATNGMPPTNSMGCGTWGGNIVSENITLKHYMNTTWVARPILEDMPSLQALFGEFYEDGMDEE
- a CDS encoding thiamine pyrophosphate-binding protein gives rise to the protein MSKKLVSELIADYLERRGVQYIFGLCGHTVIGMLDALSRSKKIKYISNRHEAVASTAADGYARVTHKASVVMCHLGPGITNVLTGVANAAFDSIPMVIFAGDVPSYYYGKHPHQEVNMHGDATQYRMLEPVCKRCWRIDDPESLPDILDKAFRLAESGRPGPVLIDMPMDIWSREIEEDLFARTYNDSHVTMKPALDPAAAKAIAKKLIEAKSPVIHAGGGILLAQASNELAALAEFLDIPISRTLMGHGCVSDLHPLMIGQTGFWGLAHTHEFTLNADVILALGTRFAEADSSSWYQGVTFDPSVTKFLQIDIDPSEIGRNYPVEIGAVADLKLALAQILDEAKKICPNGIKREGLREKIAKAKAEFKESNVAISNDDRFPMTPQRILKDLKAALPEDALIFTDVGWNKNGVAQQYDITIPGTVHHSSGLATMGFGASAVLGGKIAAPDKICLALIGDGGFGVNPTCMATAVEQGIACTWLVMNNCAFGTIAGLENANYHTKFGTTFQTPDGEVYSPNWAEVAKGYGVESIRVNSAAELAPALAKAVEANKAGRPFLVEAIMENIAVPTPGCWNINDIYTPNELVKNGKLVKKDENGKYIPPSHAKSHITK
- a CDS encoding ComEC/Rec2 family competence protein → MLAILAALVSGLALYDKIGGAAFIVAVPLIFSGVMFLSYENELPGQWKIFFCGLVIALICSIRLYSGIFPPQIESRVINNASGTVESIRTWGRTYIAVINIDNHGRFITGLPFAIYLPGDRIKFNGAVRPLKISRDKGFNEARYWGARDVTGWVNMYDVEELPQKFSLALMRQKISRSLGIYATDLTGKYLKAAWLGERVDSLSKAHRKWGTSHLLAVSGFHVGMFILCLSFLLGKNILLLSLFMWLYIFLTGAAPSAMRAGLMIQTGLIALLLGRPVSAVNSVSLAGVILLLYSPLYFWDIGYRLSVLSALVICAIGRKKFMWLLISPVAALVTFPQVAYTFGGVPLVGLVLNLFAPLYFAFAFSIASVFEILRAVHVPLSLFAVEGIFKLWEFCADYIAGLIPYVVEYNIFIAWLGSGTFLYFICRYFDFAVARIFAVMLVGSFAAFMMFL
- a CDS encoding acyltransferase family protein, with product MKSRRIELIDAAKAITIFLVILGHTAGNFDRPLYRLVLYSFHMPLFFFLAGMSIKIKPLTSLKEWKNFIRKNIFALVVPYLIWGLIYAPFSFKNIAGLLYGSYIEITRIGSLTSLWYLTCLFSARIIVQALISILGIMGVKSFEKWCVVLAVILFAVGLNIPAREGGYLWNVEVAFTAGGFILLGMALRLPVLILAQQKNFVLALTFCASLILFYAGTIARADSLDLCIMANSMYGNIFWFFYNSTFGSVLILAISMIIARFAHESPHPFSLNFMTYYIGQHTLGIYLLHKNFLWEIAMPFAKNLMPGYPELVPALVGSVIAFVFAAVMCLIIERFVPQLLGQFPKYEN
- a CDS encoding helix-hairpin-helix domain-containing protein, with the protein product MNEKFDSRKAIITGAGVIIFLIVGMLAMFLIPSDSDSNANKLPVQPEKISVPVSDSVPVIAEKISTVPQKSDLFIYVTGAVNKPGVYKLSADSRIFQAIEAAGGFSTKADKASINLAKKLMDGTHIHVEQKGAAKPTPPQLVNIPGVQANNNLIAIPLVSKPANNNNNSNKNLVDVNKASAEELQKLNGIGPALAKRIIEYRQAHGRFTKPDDLIQVKGIGPAKLKKMREQILIR
- a CDS encoding zinc ribbon domain-containing protein encodes the protein MLIKCPECNTEVSDSALKCPKCGKVLRKPKRSVMGKIFLWLFYGFNVLMLLWLVGGMNAASEAERAGAQIGTGIGVAFIIFIWAVGDIITGLLALMTRQRKIKFFTSAGVFALVLFYACYVDIVNTLE
- a CDS encoding LD-carboxypeptidase — its product is MKKFLCTLIILLFAGTLEASNALKPGDCIGVLAPATCANLEDFADSIKLLESHGYRVKLAPSATSQYEIFAGTDRKRAEDINNFFADDEIKAIVCVKGGYGSARILGRLNYKMIAKHPKIFVGFSDITALHAVFNEKCNMSTFHGPMLVSFTNPNLDSKYTRENFFAGLTRTTPIGEIPMPEGVKLETLAAGQAEGKIIGGNLTIIASLIGTPYEINGKGALLFIEEVGEKPYRIDRMMNQLWQNGLLKRVNGIILGEFKNCGNPEDSDFTVEQIFKHYALLSHKPVIKNVPAGHGNYNFFLPLGVHAIMNANKDGSASLVIDSPALK